Proteins encoded within one genomic window of Amycolatopsis nigrescens CSC17Ta-90:
- a CDS encoding DEAD/DEAH box helicase: MSRAIFLAGEHRPSDGRFEVPTDRPLPITDALAALSDPSTEDGPLADWLAPAKLALDQVAEGKLLPALRDLGDGVALAHWRLADWDPARFPALPAEEVAAFGEAVADLCGRVEQLYGDRYLEALTGPDGRVETSGARLVLELRTPGEHQDWQLDFAVRLGKTVPAERAWQGQEQQTLVRGLAEAARLFPPIDRSLSEQRPTGVRLDVTEAADLLAGGAAALTGAGIDVRLPSELTEHRLRARARVTDLTAVRWEAAIGEETLSTAELKELAGQQARLVRWRDRWVWADGAGRLAGLLDRADDLPAAEALSLALAGTRDTTEFGAVEVVAEGAVEDLVRRLQAADAQEPRLDGVDARLRDYQRRGAAWLQSMAELGFGTLLADDMGLGKTLQAIALLADRPGPHLVVCPTSVLGNWARELNRFAPGLEVRTHHGAMRPSTVDDLAPGTVLLTSYPLLRIDAELLDQVGWDVVVLDEAQQIKNPDSQAARAARGLRAEARLALTGTPVENRLSELWSIMRFCNPGLLGSQRRFRERFVQPIERQRDPAAARQLRAITAPFLLRRLKSEVASDLPAKQEAVVSCTLTDEQAALYRTTVRRMLSGDLGTGIQRRGRVLRLLTALKQICNHPAQYLGDFGDGGELAGRSGKLARTTEMLAEVVDEGERALLFTQYRVMGELLATHLAAELELAEVPFLHGGLSTSRRDGLVRAFQQDERASPLLIVSLKAGGVGLNLTRATHVLHYDRWWNPAVEDQATDRAHRIGQTRTVFVHKLVTGGTLEERIADLLESKRGLADAVIGSGEDWLTELADEDLRALVELTEVDR, from the coding sequence TTGAGCAGAGCGATCTTCCTGGCCGGGGAGCACCGGCCATCCGACGGGCGGTTCGAGGTACCCACGGACCGGCCACTGCCGATCACCGACGCGCTGGCCGCGCTCTCGGACCCGTCCACTGAGGACGGACCGCTGGCCGACTGGCTCGCCCCCGCGAAACTGGCCCTTGACCAGGTCGCGGAGGGCAAGCTCCTGCCCGCGCTGCGGGATCTCGGGGACGGCGTCGCCCTCGCGCACTGGCGGCTGGCTGACTGGGATCCGGCCAGGTTCCCCGCCTTGCCGGCGGAGGAGGTCGCGGCTTTCGGGGAGGCGGTCGCCGATCTGTGCGGACGTGTGGAGCAGCTTTACGGAGACCGCTACCTCGAAGCACTCACCGGGCCGGACGGGCGTGTCGAAACCTCCGGCGCGCGCCTGGTGCTGGAGCTGCGGACACCAGGAGAACACCAGGACTGGCAGCTGGACTTCGCGGTGCGGCTCGGCAAGACCGTGCCCGCCGAGCGCGCCTGGCAGGGCCAGGAGCAGCAGACACTGGTGCGCGGGCTGGCCGAGGCGGCCAGGCTGTTCCCGCCGATCGACCGGAGCCTGTCCGAGCAGCGGCCAACCGGCGTCCGGCTCGACGTCACCGAAGCGGCCGACCTGCTCGCCGGAGGAGCCGCCGCGCTCACCGGCGCGGGCATCGACGTGCGGCTGCCGTCCGAGCTGACCGAGCACCGGCTGCGCGCCAGGGCGCGGGTGACCGACCTGACGGCCGTGCGCTGGGAGGCAGCGATCGGCGAGGAGACGCTGAGCACGGCGGAACTGAAAGAACTCGCCGGGCAGCAGGCCCGGCTGGTCCGCTGGCGCGACCGCTGGGTGTGGGCCGATGGCGCCGGGCGGCTGGCCGGGCTGCTGGACCGGGCCGACGACCTGCCGGCCGCGGAAGCGCTGTCGCTCGCACTGGCCGGTACCCGCGACACCACCGAGTTCGGCGCGGTCGAGGTGGTGGCGGAAGGCGCCGTCGAGGACCTGGTGCGCCGGTTGCAGGCGGCGGACGCACAGGAACCACGGCTCGACGGCGTCGACGCCCGGCTGCGGGACTACCAGCGGCGCGGCGCGGCCTGGCTGCAGTCCATGGCGGAGCTGGGGTTCGGCACGCTGCTCGCGGACGACATGGGCCTCGGCAAGACCCTGCAGGCCATCGCGCTGCTCGCGGACCGGCCTGGGCCGCACCTGGTGGTCTGCCCGACCTCGGTGCTGGGCAACTGGGCCCGCGAGCTGAACCGGTTCGCGCCGGGACTGGAGGTGCGCACGCACCACGGTGCCATGCGGCCGTCCACAGTGGACGACCTGGCGCCGGGGACGGTGCTGCTGACCAGCTATCCTCTGCTCCGCATCGACGCCGAGCTGCTCGATCAGGTCGGCTGGGACGTGGTCGTGCTGGACGAGGCGCAGCAGATCAAGAACCCGGACTCCCAGGCCGCCCGCGCGGCACGGGGCCTGCGGGCCGAGGCCAGGCTGGCGCTCACCGGCACCCCGGTGGAGAACCGGCTGTCCGAGCTGTGGTCGATCATGCGGTTCTGCAACCCCGGACTGCTCGGCTCCCAGCGGCGGTTCCGCGAGCGCTTCGTTCAACCGATCGAGCGACAGCGCGACCCGGCCGCGGCCCGGCAGCTGCGTGCGATCACCGCGCCGTTCCTGCTGCGCAGGCTGAAGTCCGAGGTGGCCTCCGACCTGCCGGCGAAACAGGAGGCGGTGGTGTCCTGCACGCTCACCGACGAGCAGGCCGCGCTGTACCGGACGACCGTGCGCCGGATGCTGTCCGGCGACCTCGGCACCGGGATCCAGCGGCGCGGCCGGGTGCTGCGGCTGCTCACCGCGCTCAAGCAGATCTGCAACCATCCCGCGCAGTACCTCGGGGATTTCGGCGACGGCGGCGAGCTGGCCGGGCGCTCCGGGAAACTGGCCAGGACCACCGAAATGCTGGCCGAGGTGGTCGACGAGGGCGAGCGGGCGCTGCTGTTCACCCAGTACCGGGTGATGGGCGAGCTGCTGGCCACCCATCTCGCCGCCGAGCTGGAGCTGGCCGAGGTGCCGTTCCTGCACGGCGGGCTGAGCACGTCGCGGCGGGACGGCCTGGTGCGGGCGTTCCAGCAGGACGAGCGGGCTTCGCCGCTGCTGATCGTCAGCCTCAAGGCGGGCGGGGTCGGGCTGAACCTGACCAGGGCGACCCATGTCTTGCACTACGACCGGTGGTGGAACCCGGCGGTGGAGGACCAGGCCACCGACCGGGCGCACCGGATCGGCCAGACCCGCACGGTCTTCGTGCACAAGCTGGTCACCGGCGGCACGTTGGAGGAGCGGATCGCGGACCTGCTGGAGTCCAAGCGCGGGCTGGCAGACGCCGTGATCGGCTCCGGCGAGGACTGGCTGACCGAACTGGCCGACGAGGACCTGCGTGCGCTGGTCGAGCTGACGGAGGTGGACCGGTGA
- a CDS encoding SWIM zinc finger family protein — protein MSTAKEFGTTWWGHRWTRALESLHTRYPNPRLPHGRTLARKGAVEQLDVSPGEITALVAEHRVVLRLPIYDESGWAVVSRALAGQVRHAAALLAGRLPEDVDETLSATGYSLFPGRGELTATCTCRGRHEPCAHAAALHYALADAFDEDPFLLTTLRGQDKKALLANVSSALAGAAPTAPALTPAPLDIDPTALHTAIRNAAAHARHLRHSL, from the coding sequence GTGAGCACTGCGAAGGAATTCGGCACGACCTGGTGGGGGCACCGCTGGACCCGCGCCCTGGAGTCCCTGCACACCCGCTATCCGAATCCCCGGCTCCCCCATGGCCGCACGCTGGCCAGGAAGGGCGCGGTGGAGCAGCTCGACGTGTCGCCGGGCGAGATCACTGCTCTCGTCGCAGAGCACCGCGTCGTGTTGCGACTGCCGATCTACGACGAGAGCGGCTGGGCGGTGGTGAGCCGCGCGCTGGCCGGGCAGGTCCGGCACGCCGCGGCCCTGCTGGCGGGCCGGCTGCCCGAAGATGTGGACGAGACGTTGAGCGCCACGGGCTACTCGCTGTTCCCCGGACGGGGCGAGCTGACCGCGACCTGCACCTGCCGCGGCAGGCACGAGCCCTGCGCGCACGCTGCCGCACTGCACTACGCGCTGGCGGACGCCTTCGACGAGGACCCGTTCCTCCTGACCACCCTGCGCGGCCAAGACAAGAAAGCACTGCTCGCAAACGTGAGCAGTGCTCTCGCCGGAGCGGCCCCCACCGCCCCAGCCCTTACGCCCGCCCCACTCGATATCGACCCCACCGCCCTGCACACCGCGATCCGCAACGCCGCCGCCCACGCCCGCCACCTCCGCCACTCCCTCTGA